A part of Melioribacteraceae bacterium genomic DNA contains:
- a CDS encoding FtsQ-type POTRA domain-containing protein, translating to MTKKQKIFNLSLLFIMLGLIIYLSFSLNRNEKERIDVISLEGNVHLSKEQYFEFANILDRNQYFGLTTELIKDRLRKHPYVDNIDVRYDGSGKVSVKVIEKSFESILLYADNQFLVTDNLQILPMLPKTRRIDYPVIINPVINDLVSMKFYKNNEDILTASKIISAVKLINPELYDGLSSVDMQTGGDIMLEFSFINYPVIIGRGSEIRRTIYFNNLWTYLKGKEINNIMKYVDLRYGGHVYLGIRETSNEGDKTS from the coding sequence ATGACTAAAAAACAAAAAATATTCAATCTCTCTCTTCTGTTCATCATGCTCGGACTGATAATCTATCTCTCTTTCTCCTTAAACAGAAATGAGAAGGAGAGAATTGATGTTATTTCACTCGAAGGGAATGTTCATCTTTCAAAGGAACAATATTTTGAATTCGCAAATATCCTAGACCGGAATCAGTACTTCGGACTAACTACAGAATTAATTAAGGACAGACTTCGCAAGCATCCTTACGTTGATAATATCGATGTCCGTTACGACGGTAGCGGAAAGGTTTCGGTTAAAGTAATAGAAAAAAGTTTTGAGTCGATTCTTCTCTACGCGGATAATCAATTTCTGGTTACAGATAATCTCCAGATTCTCCCGATGCTTCCGAAAACCCGTAGAATCGATTATCCGGTGATTATTAATCCGGTTATAAATGATCTTGTATCGATGAAGTTCTATAAGAATAATGAAGATATTCTTACAGCATCAAAAATAATTAGTGCCGTCAAATTGATTAACCCGGAACTGTACGACGGGCTTTCCTCCGTTGATATGCAGACGGGCGGAGATATTATGCTCGAATTCTCTTTCATCAATTATCCTGTGATAATTGGAAGAGGAAGCGAAATAAGAAGAACAATTTATTTTAATAATCTATGGACTTATCTGAAAGGGAAAGAGATAAATAACATAATGAAATATGTCGATTTGAGATATGGAGGTCATGTCTATCTGGGCATACGTGAAACCTCAAACGAGGGGGATAAAACATCATGA
- the ftsZ gene encoding cell division protein FtsZ, translating to MLKFVTLDMEEPKKLSAQIKVVGVGGGGCNAIDSMIKRGLSGVEYVAVNTDAQVLDSSLAMHKVQVGTNVTRGLGAGADPNVGKKAIEEDREKLTHILEGSDMVFVTAGMGGGTGTGGAPIVASIAKSLGALVIGIVTKPFAWEGKQRMKNADEGIKELRQYVDSLIIIPNGRILSILDSSTAARAAFDKPNEVLYEATRGIADIITITGIINVDFADVRTVMKESGQALMGCGIASGENRAIEAAQKAISSPLLEGISIKGAKNILLNVSGSSNMTMQEIEEGNKVIYEAAGEEANIIFGLVNKDELTEYISYTVIATGFGSEMSTKTISNIKKEKEEKVKEKKTVAVGGFAKGKIEVDQNADLTIPTILRYKPKGNDPELFPDDSMIQSGFKTEPNIYMEENDFGKSRFDEEDSSSFLRKIMD from the coding sequence ATGCTTAAATTCGTCACTCTGGATATGGAAGAACCTAAAAAACTATCCGCACAAATTAAAGTAGTTGGTGTTGGCGGCGGCGGCTGCAATGCTATCGATAGCATGATCAAACGCGGCTTGAGCGGAGTTGAATATGTTGCCGTTAATACCGACGCACAGGTTCTTGACAGCAGTCTTGCTATGCACAAAGTTCAGGTGGGTACAAATGTAACGCGCGGACTCGGAGCCGGCGCAGATCCAAACGTAGGTAAAAAGGCAATCGAAGAAGACCGGGAAAAACTAACACACATTCTGGAAGGAAGCGATATGGTTTTTGTTACTGCCGGAATGGGCGGCGGTACGGGAACCGGAGGCGCTCCTATAGTTGCTTCTATTGCTAAAAGCCTCGGCGCTCTGGTTATTGGAATTGTTACTAAACCGTTTGCCTGGGAAGGCAAGCAGAGAATGAAAAATGCCGATGAGGGCATTAAAGAACTTCGCCAGTATGTGGATAGTTTGATCATCATTCCTAACGGTAGAATCTTGAGCATTCTCGATAGCTCCACGGCCGCACGTGCTGCTTTCGATAAACCCAATGAAGTTCTCTACGAAGCTACAAGAGGTATCGCAGATATTATTACCATAACAGGAATTATAAATGTCGACTTTGCCGATGTTCGCACCGTTATGAAAGAGAGCGGGCAGGCATTGATGGGCTGCGGTATTGCAAGCGGGGAAAACCGTGCGATCGAAGCGGCGCAGAAAGCTATTTCCTCACCGCTCCTCGAAGGTATTTCAATCAAAGGCGCAAAAAATATTCTTCTCAATGTTTCCGGCTCATCTAATATGACGATGCAGGAAATTGAAGAGGGTAATAAAGTGATCTACGAAGCTGCAGGTGAAGAAGCCAATATCATTTTCGGACTTGTAAATAAAGATGAATTGACTGAGTACATATCCTATACTGTGATTGCAACCGGATTCGGATCCGAAATGAGTACCAAGACAATCAGCAACATTAAGAAAGAGAAAGAAGAAAAGGTTAAAGAGAAAAAGACGGTTGCTGTTGGCGGTTTTGCCAAAGGGAAAATTGAAGTGGATCAGAATGCAGATCTTACTATCCCTACTATTCTCCGTTATAAACCGAAAGGAAACGATCCGGAACTCTTCCCGGACGATTCTATGATACAAAGCGGTTTTAAAACAGAACCGAATATTTATATGGAAGAAAACGACTTCGGTAAATCCAGATTTGATGAAGAGGACAGCTCTTCGTTCTTAAGAAAAATTA
- the ftsA gene encoding cell division protein FtsA produces MKKNIIAGLDLGTTKVCAVIAEKAENTVNILGFGIAPSDGLNRGLVANISKTAEAITEAMNVASNRAGLSVKELNVGVAGEHITSLRHRNYVTINNPEHEIAASDLERLKSDVQTIRIPSDRQILHIIPEEYFVDYQGGIEDPIGMCGSRLEAVNHVVLASVPAIQNIKKSVERAGFVVKDYILQPVASSLSVLEENEKDLGILLIDIGGGTTDIAIYHKRAIKHTKVIGVAGNQVTNDIRETLGIVTADAEKLKKEYGYATETAIIKDEDIYIKGVGARGNIKIPVTLLTQIISVRMRELFSLIDNELRHTGFKNKVKAGVVLTGGGSLLKGCTELAEDVFGLPARIGVPLELGSGLSNEVESPEFATVAGLIKGIPGKSSSESFTIVKAPTKKINFGKAFKKVQDFFEKL; encoded by the coding sequence ATGAAGAAAAATATAATTGCAGGACTCGATCTTGGTACAACAAAAGTATGCGCGGTAATTGCTGAAAAGGCGGAGAACACGGTTAATATTCTCGGTTTTGGCATCGCCCCTTCGGATGGATTGAACAGAGGTCTCGTCGCAAATATTTCGAAGACTGCGGAAGCTATTACGGAAGCTATGAATGTTGCTTCCAACAGGGCTGGTCTTTCAGTTAAAGAACTTAATGTCGGTGTCGCCGGCGAGCATATAACTTCGCTCCGGCACAGAAATTATGTTACAATCAATAATCCGGAACATGAAATCGCGGCATCTGATCTTGAACGTCTCAAATCCGATGTTCAGACGATCAGAATTCCGTCCGACAGGCAGATCCTTCACATAATTCCTGAAGAATATTTCGTCGATTACCAGGGCGGAATTGAAGATCCGATCGGTATGTGCGGATCGAGATTGGAAGCTGTTAATCACGTTGTTCTCGCTTCTGTACCGGCAATTCAGAATATAAAAAAATCGGTTGAGCGTGCAGGTTTCGTTGTTAAGGATTACATACTTCAGCCAGTTGCCTCAAGTCTATCGGTTCTTGAAGAAAACGAAAAAGATCTGGGAATACTTCTCATCGATATAGGCGGCGGCACTACGGATATTGCAATCTACCATAAGAGGGCGATTAAACATACTAAAGTTATCGGGGTTGCAGGTAATCAGGTTACTAATGATATCCGCGAAACCCTTGGAATCGTTACGGCAGATGCTGAGAAACTGAAGAAAGAATACGGGTATGCGACCGAAACGGCTATTATTAAAGATGAAGATATATATATCAAAGGTGTTGGTGCGAGGGGAAATATAAAAATTCCTGTTACGCTTCTTACCCAGATTATCAGTGTAAGAATGCGTGAGCTCTTCTCTCTTATAGATAACGAACTTCGCCACACGGGATTCAAAAACAAGGTAAAGGCGGGAGTAGTTCTAACAGGCGGCGGTTCTCTACTTAAAGGATGTACAGAACTTGCTGAAGATGTTTTCGGATTACCTGCCAGGATCGGCGTGCCGCTTGAGCTCGGTTCCGGACTCTCAAACGAAGTTGAAAGCCCCGAATTCGCAACCGTAGCTGGATTGATAAAAGGAATTCCGGGTAAGTCTTCTTCTGAAAGTTTTACAATTGTAAAAGCTCCAACCAAGAAGATCAACTTTGGAAAAGCATTTAAGAAAGTACAAGATTTTTTTGAGAAACTATAA